From the Methanonatronarchaeum thermophilum genome, the window CTACTACGACACAACACAGAGATGGAGTACACAGACTCAACAGCAGTAATGCTAGCCCAAAAATACATCTCCCTAATACCATTCCTATTCATAACACTATTCTTCACAATAATAGGATACATAGCATATGGATTACCCAGAACCACATTCCTAGGACTCGGATTCCTAACAATAATCGTATTAACTTTAGCCGCCCTAACAATATGGTCCAGATATTGGGGAGAACCATTAAGAGAAACAGGAGAAGGATTAATAGGCAAAGCACTCTCCAGCCTCGACTTCCTAAGAAAAGCATCACTCGAATCAAGCAAAATACTAACAAAAAAAGACTTCACCTACCTATTCACAATATCCACCGCAATATGGATCTTATACCCAATCAAAGTCTGGATAGTTGGATACATGTTAGGCTATGAAGTTGGAATAGTAGCTATAACCGTCATCACATACATCAGCTACCTAACAAGCCTACTACCACTCACACCAGGCGGCATAGGAACGTTTGAAGGAACAATGGCCATCTTCTTCAACATAACAGGCTATACATTCACCGAAGGCCTCGCAGTAGCACTCGTAACAAGGCTTGTAACCTACTGGTTCCCACTACTAATATCATTCCTAGCATCAATATACATATCAAAAGCCACAGAAATACCAATACTCAAAAATAAACAAAAAAAACCACCAAACAAATAAAAAAAACAAAAAAACCTTTTTTTCACCAAAAAACCAAACCCAAAAACCAATTACCCAATAAAAACTTTTTAGACAGCCTTATTTTACATCAAAACAAACATTAACTTGGAGGGGATGGTTTGTACCAAGAAGGACACATAGGACTCAGCCTACTATTCTACGCCCCAATAGCATATGCATACCTATACATAGGAACAGCATGGTACATACTACTACCAGCAACCCTCACAGCCATCACACTATCAAACCTCCCCGACATAGACCTAAAAACAACATTCCTAACCCACCGAGGCTTCACCCACACAATCCTCTTCGCACTCATAATCGGAATACTAACAGCATTCCTATTCCTCGGAACAATCTCACTATTCCAAACACTACCCATCGAACAAAGAATAACCACCTGGCTACTAGGATTCCTAACAGGCACCACAGCAATAACATCACACATATTCGGAGACATGCTAACACCAATGGGAGTAAAACCCCTATGGCCATTCACAAACAAAAAAATAACAGCAAAAATGTTCAAAGCCCAAAACAGACTAGCAAACACAACATTCCTAATGGCCGGAGTATTCACATTCACATCAATAATCTGGCTATCCATATAACAAACAAACTCACCAACCAACAACCCTAACCTAACCTAACTTAACCTAACCTACCTTCCTAAACTTTTTGTGCAATCTATCTATCAATCGCTAAAACCTTGCAAACCATGAAAAAAACTTTATAAACAAATTACTAAATAGAACAATAGATCTAGATGAAGTGTGCTGAAACAGTTGAGAGTATGTCCAAATACTTGAAAAAACAAACCGTAATAGATTTCCAGCTTCTAAACCGGAAATTCGAAGGAGAAAAATACCGGATTTGCAATGAAAAACTAATCGACGTAATCTCAATCATCATACTCTCAGCAGCCAAAAACGAAGAACTGTTCCAAGACATCATCAACTGGGGTGAAGAAAACGGAGTAGCCTCACCAGCAACCTTCTCCAGAAGAAAAAACTTCCTCATAGATCTAGAGCTAATAAAAGAAAACAAAATAAAAGAAGGCGTCGGCCGACCAAAACTCAAACTAAAACTCAACCAACAACGATTCGAAAAAATGTTCGGAAAAACATTCTTCAAAAAAAATATAAAAAACAACGGAGACCTATAAACCAAACAAAATACAAACAAAACCAGATCAAAGTAGGTTGAATCGGTTTGACTGTTATGTGTGTATGATTGTCTGGTTTGGTTTTAGTTGTTGTTTGGTTGTTATTCACGTAGTTGGTTTTTTAACTCCATGATTTCGTCTATTCTTTTTCTTGCCTGCTCTACGAGCTGGGTATTGGTTGAACCTTCTAGTTTGCCTAGTTCTCTTTTATAGGGTCCGAGTCTTTTTCCGATGTTGCGGGCTTTTTTTTGGGAGATACCGTCTTTTCCTTTTAGTTGTGTTTCGTAGATCTCTTCTATTTTGTTTAAAATTTCCTTTACTTTTTTTTCTTCATTGGTTGAATATCCGTTTTCATTGATTTCAAGCATTCCTGCTATTAGTTCTGCGACCTTTTCTCCTCGATCTGTAAATTTAATTACTTTTCTTCGGCCAGAGATTTTTGATTCCAACAAACCGACCTCTTCCAACTTGGATACAGTTTTGATGATATGGGAGTAACTGCCTTCAAGGCTGTATGAAACTTCGGTTGGATATGTCTCACCTTCACGATAAACTGTTAGTAAAATTTTAACCGGGACCTCTTTGAACAAGGTTTTCTTTAGTTCTTTTTTCATTAAACATTCATTTAAACACAAACTATAAAAAACTTGATTATAATCCCGGGAAATCTATTTCTTTAAGATGAACTTACCAAGCTTGGGAGACATAAAGAGACTCAGAAAAAAAGTTGGGATGACACAGAGCGAGCTTGCAGATCGAGCAGGTGTCTCCCAACCATTGATAGCCAGAATAGAATCACTCGATATAGACCCAAGATTCTCAACATTCAAAAAAATCTACGAAACACTACAGGAAGCGGAAAAAGAACGAATAAACGCAGGAGACGTGATGCACAGCCCAGTGATAACTGTAAAATGCTATCAAGAACTAAAAGACGCAATCGAAGTAATGAGAGACTCAGATTTCAGCCAAATACCCGTCATAGACAAACATGGAGTCCCAATCGGCAGCGTATGCGAATCAACAATAATAAACGAACTAGACTCCACAACACCGGAGAGAATACGGGACAAAAAAGTCGAAGACGTAATGGGCAGTTGCTTCCCCACAGTAACACCGGTAACCGACCTCGAAGTAGTGCTAGGAATGCTAGAGTACACCCCCGCAATCCTAGTCACAGAAAAAGGAAAACTGGTCGGAGTAATAACAAAACACGACATCATGAAAGTAGCTGAGGAAAAATAAAATGGAAACAAAACTACAGGTAGCTCTAGACATAACCGAACTAAACACAGCACTAGAAATAGCCGAACAAACAGTAAAAGGAGGAGTAGACTGGATAGAAGCAGGAACACCATTAATAAAATCCTCTGGACTAAAAGCAGTACAACAACTAAAACAAAAACACCCAGACAAAAAAATCATCGCAGACATGAAAACAATGGACACAGGCAGCCTAGAAGTAGAGATCGCATCAAAAAAAGGAGCAGACATAATATCAATACTCGGTACAGCAGCAGACCAAACAATAAAAGACGCAGTACAAAAATCAAACGAATACGGAACCCAAATAATGACAGACCTAATAAACACAAAAAACCCAGTACAAAGAGCAAAACAACTAAAAAACCTAGGAACCGACATAATACTAGTCCACACAGGAATAGACCAACAAATGGCTGGAGCAAACCCACTAGACACACTAAAAGAAATCACAAACAACATAACAAACACACAGATAGCAGTAGCCGGAGGACTCAACAAACAAACAGCAAAACAAGCAGCCAAAACAGCAGACATAATAATAGTAGGAGGCGCAATAACCAGATCCAGCAACATACAAAAATCAACCAGAGAAATAAAAAAAGCAATAAAAAACACAAAACAAACCACAAAACAAACCACAAAACAAAAACAAACCACAAAACAAAAAATCCAAGAAATAACAACCTGCAACCTAGCAGACGCCCTAAACCGAAAAGGAATAATACCAATCCAACAAGTCAGTGGAGAAAAAACATTCGGAAGAGCACTAACAGTCAAAACAATGAACGGAGATTGGTCAAAACCAGTACAAGCAATAGACAAAGCACAAAAAGGAGACATAATAGTAATCGACGCATCAAAAGGAAACCTAGCAGTATGGGGAGAACTAGCAACAAAATCTGCAATAAACAACAACATAAACGGCGTTATAATAAACGGCGGAATACGAGACATAAAAGAAATAAAAAAACTAAAATACCCCGCATGGGCAACACATACAACACCAGCGGCCGGAGAACCCAAAGGCAACGGAGAAATAGGAACAGAAATACAAATCGGCCCCACAACAATAAAAACCGGAGACTACATACTCGCCGACCAAAACGGCGCAATAGCAATAAAAAAACAAAAAATAAACTACGCAATAAACAAAGCAAAACTAATAAAAGAAAACGAAGACAGAGTACGCAGCCAAATCCAACAAGGAAAAACACTATCAAAAGCAATAGAACTAAAAAAA encodes:
- a CDS encoding CBS domain-containing protein is translated as MNLPSLGDIKRLRKKVGMTQSELADRAGVSQPLIARIESLDIDPRFSTFKKIYETLQEAEKERINAGDVMHSPVITVKCYQELKDAIEVMRDSDFSQIPVIDKHGVPIGSVCESTIINELDSTTPERIRDKKVEDVMGSCFPTVTPVTDLEVVLGMLEYTPAILVTEKGKLVGVITKHDIMKVAEEK
- a CDS encoding metal-dependent hydrolase — its product is MYQEGHIGLSLLFYAPIAYAYLYIGTAWYILLPATLTAITLSNLPDIDLKTTFLTHRGFTHTILFALIIGILTAFLFLGTISLFQTLPIEQRITTWLLGFLTGTTAITSHIFGDMLTPMGVKPLWPFTNKKITAKMFKAQNRLANTTFLMAGVFTFTSIIWLSI
- the hxlA gene encoding 3-hexulose-6-phosphate synthase, which gives rise to METKLQVALDITELNTALEIAEQTVKGGVDWIEAGTPLIKSSGLKAVQQLKQKHPDKKIIADMKTMDTGSLEVEIASKKGADIISILGTAADQTIKDAVQKSNEYGTQIMTDLINTKNPVQRAKQLKNLGTDIILVHTGIDQQMAGANPLDTLKEITNNITNTQIAVAGGLNKQTAKQAAKTADIIIVGGAITRSSNIQKSTREIKKAIKNTKQTTKQTTKQKQTTKQKIQEITTCNLADALNRKGIIPIQQVSGEKTFGRALTVKTMNGDWSKPVQAIDKAQKGDIIVIDASKGNLAVWGELATKSAINNNINGVIINGGIRDIKEIKKLKYPAWATHTTPAAGEPKGNGEIGTEIQIGPTTIKTGDYILADQNGAIAIKKQKINYAINKAKLIKENEDRVRSQIQQGKTLSKAIELKKWENQQR
- a CDS encoding lysylphosphatidylglycerol synthase transmembrane domain-containing protein — encoded protein: MKPSFNKKIALWILGVSILMGLTVWAGWQELLTALTQTTPQHLTLLLILQLTTTIMIAYQWKYIINKTSNYIDLWKTYLILQAGSFVEMVTPSSKLGGEAAKIYLLRHNTEMEYTDSTAVMLAQKYISLIPFLFITLFFTIIGYIAYGLPRTTFLGLGFLTIIVLTLAALTIWSRYWGEPLRETGEGLIGKALSSLDFLRKASLESSKILTKKDFTYLFTISTAIWILYPIKVWIVGYMLGYEVGIVAITVITYISYLTSLLPLTPGGIGTFEGTMAIFFNITGYTFTEGLAVALVTRLVTYWFPLLISFLASIYISKATEIPILKNKQKKPPNK
- a CDS encoding winged helix DNA-binding protein; translation: MKKELKKTLFKEVPVKILLTVYREGETYPTEVSYSLEGSYSHIIKTVSKLEEVGLLESKISGRRKVIKFTDRGEKVAELIAGMLEINENGYSTNEEKKVKEILNKIEEIYETQLKGKDGISQKKARNIGKRLGPYKRELGKLEGSTNTQLVEQARKRIDEIMELKNQLRE
- a CDS encoding transcriptional regulator TbsP domain-containing protein: MKCAETVESMSKYLKKQTVIDFQLLNRKFEGEKYRICNEKLIDVISIIILSAAKNEELFQDIINWGEENGVASPATFSRRKNFLIDLELIKENKIKEGVGRPKLKLKLNQQRFEKMFGKTFFKKNIKNNGDL